The Streptomyces avermitilis MA-4680 = NBRC 14893 genome contains a region encoding:
- a CDS encoding SDR family oxidoreductase translates to MELNGKVAVVTGGTRGVGAGIARAFAAAGAEVVVCARRPPEVLLKGAEFARLDLRDPDAVGAFFGALPRLDVLVNNAGGTPYRRLADVDAARHARVVELNLVAPLTASLAAYEHLKRAGGAVVMVGSVSGGRPSPGSAAYGAAKAGLESLARSMAVEWAPEIRVNTLVLGMVRTELSHLHYGGAEGVAAVSRTVPLGRLAEPSDVGAAAVFLASDAAAYISGASLLVHGGGEPPAFLGAATANRGTRHEMPREKRREKRQEEEWARQEEEQEEEWG, encoded by the coding sequence ATGGAGCTGAACGGGAAGGTCGCCGTCGTCACCGGGGGCACCCGAGGCGTCGGCGCCGGGATCGCGCGGGCCTTCGCCGCGGCGGGCGCCGAGGTGGTCGTCTGTGCGCGCAGACCGCCCGAAGTGCTCCTGAAAGGAGCCGAGTTCGCGCGCCTGGACCTGCGGGACCCGGATGCCGTAGGGGCCTTCTTCGGTGCGCTGCCCCGGCTCGACGTCCTGGTCAACAACGCGGGCGGCACCCCGTACCGGAGGCTGGCCGACGTGGACGCGGCCCGTCACGCGCGCGTGGTCGAGCTGAACCTCGTCGCCCCGCTGACCGCCTCCCTCGCCGCGTACGAGCACCTCAAGCGGGCCGGGGGCGCCGTCGTGATGGTCGGCAGCGTGAGCGGCGGCCGTCCGTCACCCGGGTCGGCGGCGTACGGCGCGGCCAAGGCGGGGCTGGAGAGCCTCGCCCGTTCCATGGCCGTGGAGTGGGCACCGGAGATCCGGGTCAACACGCTCGTTCTCGGCATGGTCCGCACCGAGCTGTCCCACCTCCACTACGGCGGTGCCGAGGGCGTCGCCGCCGTCTCCCGCACCGTGCCGCTCGGGCGGCTCGCCGAACCGTCCGACGTCGGTGCCGCCGCCGTCTTCCTGGCCTCGGACGCCGCCGCGTACATCAGCGGCGCGAGCCTGCTCGTGCACGGCGGCGGGGAGCCGCCGGCGTTCCTCGGCGCGGCAACGGCCAACAGGGGGACGCGACACGAGATGCCACGGGAGAAGCGACGGGAGAAGCGACAGGAGGAGGAGTGGGCCCGACAGGAGGAGGAGCAGGAGGAGGAGTGGGGATGA